In one Arenibacter antarcticus genomic region, the following are encoded:
- a CDS encoding DNA polymerase III subunit gamma/tau: MEPFIVSARKYRPKTFKDVVGQQAITNTLTNAIENNHLAQALLFTGPRGVGKTTCARILAKQINQQGEASDDEDFAFNIFELDAASNNSVDDIRELTSQVRIPPQVGKYKVYIIDEVHMLSQAAFNAFLKTLEEPPAHAIFILATTEKHKIIPTILSRCQIFDFKRITVKDTAEYLKYIAENQKIEAEDDALHIIAQKADGAMRDALSIFDRVVSFSGKKLTRKAVTENLNVLDYDTYFKATDLILGRNIPGLLVLFNETLAQGFDGHHFIIGLASHFRDLMVCKHQDTIPLLEVGEDAKKQYLEQSKKPSGPFLLEAIDIANDCDIKYKSSKHQRLLVELTLMKLASIDFDGEKKKSRFLGIGRNRPDFIIPASFYKIDSGVTKPNPSTIQKPVEEHSGNNPPTTKGNQKNEQTEGNSTSATKPTEVAQQNVKSNTTAPQPSKGSGISSTKIDLKSTKKRVSGLSLSSLKAKKEHQLNKKEAVIDENSLPKSDFTEEELQKHWADFVEIIDKDGRKILASNLHADTPKLKSDFVIWIELPNDTMKKEVEREKYDLMEYLKLKLHNHFITLEISVNETTATKFAFTPEEKYLKLREKNPVIDLLRKEFDLDF; encoded by the coding sequence TTGGAACCTTTTATAGTATCTGCTCGAAAATATAGACCTAAAACATTTAAAGATGTTGTTGGGCAGCAGGCTATCACCAATACTTTGACCAACGCCATTGAAAATAATCATTTGGCGCAGGCATTATTGTTCACTGGTCCAAGAGGAGTAGGAAAAACCACCTGCGCCCGTATCTTGGCCAAACAGATCAATCAGCAAGGGGAAGCATCAGATGACGAGGATTTTGCCTTTAATATATTTGAACTCGATGCAGCATCTAACAACTCTGTAGATGATATTAGGGAGCTTACAAGTCAGGTACGAATTCCTCCTCAAGTGGGGAAGTACAAGGTATATATTATTGATGAGGTACACATGCTGTCACAAGCGGCCTTCAACGCCTTTTTAAAGACTTTGGAAGAACCGCCTGCACATGCCATATTTATTCTCGCCACTACGGAAAAACACAAGATTATTCCCACCATCTTGTCCCGTTGCCAAATTTTCGATTTTAAACGAATCACCGTAAAGGATACAGCAGAATACCTAAAATACATTGCTGAGAACCAAAAAATTGAAGCGGAAGACGATGCCTTGCATATCATTGCCCAAAAGGCAGATGGCGCTATGCGGGACGCGCTCTCCATATTTGACAGGGTAGTTAGTTTTTCTGGAAAAAAATTGACAAGAAAAGCAGTAACCGAGAATTTAAACGTCTTGGATTACGATACTTACTTTAAAGCGACTGACCTTATTTTGGGTCGGAATATTCCTGGACTATTAGTCTTATTTAACGAAACCCTAGCACAGGGATTTGACGGCCATCACTTTATTATTGGTCTAGCCTCACATTTTAGGGATTTAATGGTGTGCAAGCACCAAGATACCATTCCCCTCTTAGAGGTTGGCGAGGATGCAAAAAAGCAATACTTAGAGCAATCCAAAAAACCTTCGGGACCATTTCTATTAGAAGCAATAGATATTGCCAATGACTGCGACATAAAATATAAGTCGAGCAAACATCAGCGACTACTTGTAGAACTTACCCTAATGAAATTAGCCTCCATCGACTTTGATGGAGAAAAAAAAAAGTCTAGATTCCTAGGAATTGGGCGTAACCGTCCAGATTTCATAATTCCGGCTTCATTTTATAAAATCGATTCCGGAGTTACCAAGCCTAATCCCTCAACCATCCAGAAGCCTGTCGAGGAACATTCAGGCAACAATCCTCCCACAACAAAGGGAAATCAAAAAAACGAACAAACAGAGGGGAATTCTACATCGGCTACCAAGCCGACAGAAGTTGCACAACAGAATGTAAAAAGCAATACAACTGCTCCTCAACCTTCCAAAGGTTCAGGGATTTCTAGCACTAAAATCGACCTTAAGTCCACCAAAAAACGAGTTTCAGGCCTCTCCCTATCAAGCTTAAAGGCAAAGAAAGAACATCAGCTCAACAAAAAAGAAGCGGTTATAGATGAAAATAGCCTCCCTAAATCGGATTTTACCGAAGAGGAACTACAAAAACATTGGGCCGATTTTGTAGAAATAATAGATAAGGATGGACGTAAAATATTAGCATCCAATCTACATGCTGATACCCCTAAGCTTAAGAGCGACTTTGTAATTTGGATTGAATTGCCAAATGATACCATGAAAAAAGAAGTGGAGCGGGAAAAGTATGACCTAATGGAATACTTAAAGCTAAAGCTGCACAACCATTTTATCACTCTAGAAATATCGGTAAACGAAACTACCGCCACAAAATTTGCGTTTACCCCAGAAGAAAAATACCTTAAATTGAGAGAGAAAAATCCGGTGATCGACCTACTTCGTAAAGAGTTCGATTTAGATTTCTAA
- a CDS encoding alkaline phosphatase family protein, whose protein sequence is MMKKTVVINVVGLTRGLIGEHTPFIKSFLDKGSWGAITPQLPAVTCAAQATYLTGKTPAEHGVVANGWYFKEEHEIKFWRQSNTLIQADKIWDKLKKKNPNFTCANLFWWYNMYSKADFSATPRPNYLADGRKIPDFYSYPAELRDNLREELGDFPLFHFWGPKTSIKSSQWIADAAIKTDIMHNPTLSLVYLPHLDYNMQRHGIDFSKIGTDLREIDAVVQQLVTHFESKSANIILLSEYGITNVNNPIHINRVLRKEGYLNIRIERGLELLDAGASDAFAVADHQLAHVYVKDIENIDNIKSLLKKVKGVERVLSGDEIKSIQLNHERSGDLVVVADRDSWFTYYFWLDDKKAPDYARMVDIHKKPGYDPVEMLTDPKDKLLMPKVVWKLLKKKLGFRTVLDIIPLDATLVKGSHGRIPEDSNDLPILISNRAGKDIADSLLATDVFGVIENHILDT, encoded by the coding sequence ATGATGAAGAAGACGGTTGTTATAAATGTTGTAGGATTGACCAGAGGTTTAATTGGAGAACATACCCCATTTATTAAATCCTTCCTGGATAAAGGGAGTTGGGGGGCCATTACCCCACAATTACCTGCAGTTACTTGTGCGGCACAAGCTACTTATTTAACAGGTAAAACACCAGCAGAACATGGAGTAGTGGCCAACGGTTGGTATTTTAAGGAAGAACATGAGATAAAATTTTGGCGACAATCCAATACCCTTATTCAAGCGGATAAGATATGGGACAAGTTGAAAAAAAAGAATCCAAATTTTACCTGCGCTAATCTTTTCTGGTGGTATAATATGTATTCTAAGGCCGATTTCAGTGCTACTCCCAGGCCTAATTATTTGGCTGATGGTAGAAAAATCCCTGATTTTTATTCATATCCTGCAGAATTACGGGACAACCTTCGGGAGGAATTGGGAGATTTTCCCCTTTTTCATTTTTGGGGCCCAAAAACCTCCATAAAATCAAGTCAGTGGATAGCAGATGCGGCTATAAAAACCGATATTATGCACAATCCTACCCTAAGCTTGGTGTATTTGCCTCACTTGGATTATAATATGCAGCGTCACGGCATCGACTTTTCAAAAATAGGCACGGATTTACGCGAGATAGATGCGGTGGTCCAACAATTGGTGACCCATTTCGAAAGTAAGTCCGCCAATATAATATTGCTTTCCGAATACGGTATCACCAATGTGAATAATCCAATACATATTAATAGAGTATTGCGAAAAGAAGGCTATTTAAACATAAGGATAGAGCGTGGACTGGAACTACTTGATGCGGGTGCCAGTGATGCTTTTGCAGTGGCCGACCACCAGTTGGCACATGTTTATGTAAAAGATATCGAGAATATTGACAACATTAAAAGTCTCCTTAAAAAGGTGAAGGGGGTAGAGCGGGTATTGTCCGGGGACGAAATAAAAAGTATTCAATTAAATCACGAACGCAGTGGGGATTTGGTTGTCGTGGCCGATAGGGATTCTTGGTTTACCTATTATTTTTGGTTAGACGATAAGAAAGCACCTGATTATGCTAGGATGGTAGACATTCATAAAAAGCCAGGGTATGATCCTGTGGAGATGTTGACAGATCCAAAGGATAAGCTGTTGATGCCCAAAGTGGTGTGGAAATTATTAAAAAAGAAATTAGGCTTTAGGACCGTTTTAGATATTATACCCTTGGATGCCACCTTGGTAAAAGGATCCCATGGAAGAATTCCAGAAGACAGTAATGATCTCCCTATCCTTATCAGCAATAGAGCTGGGAAGGATATTGCGGATTCTTTATTGGCCACAGATGTCTTTGGTGTGATAGAAAATCATATCTTAGATACATAA
- a CDS encoding transmembrane 220 family protein — protein sequence MKLFAKIFASVFAVLFIWAGILQYNDPDSLLWYVIYGSSALASLIFIFDKLRLSIAVLLSFLYLIGSYIFWPEHYEGISLNGGDIYKIEHARESLGLLINAMVMFFYSWRIRFSRKA from the coding sequence ATGAAACTTTTCGCTAAGATATTTGCTTCCGTATTTGCCGTTTTATTTATTTGGGCGGGCATATTGCAATACAACGATCCGGATTCTTTGTTGTGGTATGTAATATATGGAAGTTCGGCACTGGCTTCATTAATTTTTATATTTGATAAATTACGACTATCTATTGCGGTGCTACTCTCCTTTCTATATCTGATAGGAAGTTATATTTTTTGGCCAGAGCATTATGAGGGGATTTCATTAAATGGCGGGGATATATATAAAATAGAACATGCCAGGGAGTCCTTGGGGCTTTTGATAAATGCGATGGTGATGTTTTTCTACTCTTGGCGAATCCGATTCTCTAGAAAGGCTTAG
- a CDS encoding ATP-dependent RecD-like DNA helicase produces MNSISDTNFYNLLKDKFPHVATAKQSVALQQLATFTLSKEKDLVFLLKGFAGTGKTTIVGTIVTNLWKTTMKAVLMAPTGRAAKVMSNYSGTQAFTIHRKIYFPKKQSGGGVQFVLAPNKHRNTLFIVDEASMISDSPADSKLLENGSLLDDLMTYVYSGHNCKLILIGDTAQLPPVHLNISPALDEGQLSLNYNKEVVELELDEVVRQAEDSGILANATYLREQLQSEFYDNFKFSVSQYKDIVRLIDGHDIQEAIDESYSQNGKEETAIIVRSNKRANLYNDNIRNRILYLENELAVGDYMMVVKNNYFWLKPSSEAGFIANGDIMEVLEIFAIKELYGFKFAEVKVKMVDYPDQKPFETVLLLDTIMAETPSLSYEEGNRLYQEVMRDYADEKSKYKKFLAVKNNNYFNALQVKFSYAITCHKSQGGQWNTVFVEQPYLPNGIDKEYLRWLYTAITRAKEKLYLIGFKNDFFVDSE; encoded by the coding sequence ATGAATTCTATATCAGATACCAATTTTTATAACTTACTAAAAGACAAATTCCCACATGTTGCAACGGCCAAACAGTCGGTTGCATTACAGCAACTTGCAACATTTACCCTTTCTAAAGAAAAAGACCTAGTCTTCTTGCTGAAAGGATTCGCTGGAACGGGAAAAACCACGATAGTGGGTACCATTGTGACCAATTTGTGGAAAACTACCATGAAGGCGGTATTAATGGCACCTACTGGAAGGGCGGCCAAGGTGATGTCTAATTACTCCGGGACCCAAGCCTTTACCATTCACAGGAAAATTTATTTTCCTAAAAAGCAAAGTGGTGGTGGGGTGCAATTTGTACTAGCGCCCAACAAACATAGGAATACCCTATTTATTGTAGATGAGGCGTCCATGATTTCTGATAGCCCTGCAGATTCCAAACTATTGGAGAATGGCTCCTTGTTGGATGACCTTATGACGTATGTTTATTCTGGACATAACTGCAAACTTATACTTATAGGCGATACCGCCCAGTTACCTCCCGTACATTTAAATATCAGTCCTGCACTGGATGAGGGCCAATTATCGCTGAATTATAATAAGGAGGTAGTTGAGTTGGAATTGGATGAAGTGGTAAGACAAGCAGAAGACTCTGGGATATTGGCCAATGCCACTTATTTAAGAGAACAATTGCAAAGTGAGTTTTATGATAATTTTAAATTCTCCGTTTCCCAATATAAGGATATTGTCCGTTTAATTGATGGTCATGATATCCAAGAGGCTATAGATGAATCCTATTCGCAAAATGGCAAAGAGGAAACGGCTATTATTGTCCGCTCCAACAAAAGGGCCAATCTGTATAATGATAATATAAGGAATAGAATCCTGTATTTGGAAAACGAGTTGGCGGTAGGAGATTATATGATGGTGGTCAAAAACAACTATTTTTGGCTTAAGCCCAGTTCGGAAGCAGGTTTTATTGCTAACGGGGATATTATGGAAGTTTTGGAGATTTTTGCGATTAAGGAATTATACGGATTTAAATTTGCAGAAGTAAAGGTGAAGATGGTGGATTATCCCGATCAAAAGCCCTTTGAAACGGTGCTTTTATTGGATACTATTATGGCAGAAACCCCATCTTTGTCTTATGAGGAGGGCAACCGATTGTATCAGGAGGTAATGCGGGATTATGCCGATGAGAAATCCAAGTACAAAAAGTTTTTGGCGGTAAAGAACAATAATTATTTCAATGCCCTTCAGGTTAAATTTTCTTATGCCATTACCTGTCATAAATCCCAAGGAGGACAATGGAATACGGTTTTTGTAGAGCAGCCATACCTGCCCAATGGTATAGACAAGGAATACTTAAGGTGGTTGTATACGGCCATTACCAGGGCTAAGGAAAAGTTGTACCTGATTGGGTTTAAGAACGATTTTTTTGTTGATTCGGAATAG
- the eboE gene encoding metabolite traffic protein EboE, whose protein sequence is MLINNKFHLSYCTNIHPGGNWEQTLVSLKEYLPKVKEEVSKDQPFGVGLRLSNVASMELQEGKRLLEFKEWLDNNNLYVFTMNGFPYGNFHNERVKDMVHAPDWTTTERLEYTQRLFRQLAFLLPKGLSGGISTSPISYKFWHNSEDATDKAFIDGATNMIAVVLQLMAIENNTGKHLHLDIEPEPDGMLENSNEVLAFFDRYLIPIGTKVLIDKLGCSNTEAKELILRHIMICYDVCHFSLAYEEPEVSLNKFINAGIKVGKIQVSSALKIRFNEGDNEGDNEAIWRSLERFDEPTYLHQVTQKLGDKVITYRDLPELLNKRGDFTELRAHFHVPIFLEQYESLFSTQDQILKVLELLKKNQFSDHLEIETYTWDVLPEDLKMELSQSIVREIEWLKNKL, encoded by the coding sequence GTGCTGATCAATAATAAATTTCATCTTAGTTATTGCACCAATATTCACCCTGGGGGCAATTGGGAACAAACCTTGGTAAGTCTAAAAGAATACCTTCCAAAAGTTAAGGAAGAGGTTTCAAAAGACCAGCCATTCGGAGTTGGTTTACGCTTGTCCAATGTAGCTAGCATGGAATTGCAGGAGGGAAAGCGATTGCTAGAATTTAAAGAATGGTTAGATAACAATAATTTGTACGTCTTTACTATGAACGGATTTCCCTATGGAAATTTTCATAATGAACGGGTAAAAGATATGGTGCATGCGCCAGATTGGACCACAACGGAAAGGTTGGAGTATACCCAAAGACTATTCAGACAACTAGCTTTTTTATTGCCCAAGGGACTGTCGGGAGGTATTTCTACTTCTCCAATCAGTTACAAGTTTTGGCATAATTCTGAAGATGCTACCGACAAGGCTTTTATTGACGGGGCAACCAACATGATAGCAGTGGTATTGCAGTTGATGGCGATAGAAAATAATACAGGAAAGCATCTTCATTTGGATATTGAGCCGGAACCGGATGGGATGTTGGAAAATAGTAATGAGGTTTTGGCGTTTTTTGATAGGTATTTAATACCTATCGGAACCAAAGTTTTGATAGATAAATTGGGGTGTTCTAACACAGAGGCCAAGGAATTAATTCTTCGGCACATTATGATCTGTTATGATGTGTGCCATTTCTCCCTTGCCTATGAAGAACCTGAAGTTAGTTTGAATAAATTTATCAATGCAGGAATAAAAGTAGGAAAGATTCAAGTGAGTTCTGCCTTGAAAATACGTTTTAATGAAGGGGATAATGAAGGGGATAATGAAGCGATATGGCGTTCCTTGGAAAGGTTTGACGAACCCACTTATTTACATCAGGTTACCCAAAAATTAGGGGATAAGGTAATCACCTATAGGGATCTGCCCGAACTATTGAATAAAAGGGGAGATTTTACCGAGTTACGGGCACATTTTCATGTGCCTATATTTTTGGAGCAATACGAATCGCTATTCTCCACCCAAGACCAAATTTTAAAGGTGTTAGAATTGCTTAAGAAAAATCAATTTTCTGATCATTTGGAAATAGAAACTTATACTTGGGATGTATTGCCTGAAGATTTGAAAATGGAACTATCACAGTCTATAGTTCGCGAGATAGAATGGTTAAAGAATAAGTTGTAA
- a CDS encoding DUF4126 domain-containing protein, with translation MAFETVLSIFLGIGLATSVGFRIFLPLFALSLSAYFNVWELNDNWEWIGSLTALITLGVATVVEIFAYFIPWVDNLLDSVAVPLAAIAGTAVMVSTVADLDPIVTWTLAIIAGGGTATAIKSTNATGRLASSATTGGLANPLIGLVETVVAVVMTALAIFVPLLAVILVVVILFVLFKLYKKLRSKPNPN, from the coding sequence ATGGCCTTTGAGACCGTTTTAAGCATTTTTTTGGGAATCGGGCTTGCCACTTCGGTAGGTTTTAGAATTTTTTTACCCCTGTTTGCCTTAAGTTTATCTGCCTACTTTAATGTATGGGAATTAAATGATAATTGGGAATGGATAGGGAGTCTAACAGCTTTAATTACCTTAGGGGTAGCTACTGTTGTAGAAATTTTCGCATATTTTATTCCGTGGGTCGATAATTTGCTGGATAGTGTTGCAGTACCTTTGGCTGCAATTGCCGGGACAGCCGTAATGGTTTCCACAGTTGCGGATTTGGATCCTATTGTAACATGGACTTTAGCCATAATTGCTGGGGGTGGTACGGCAACCGCCATTAAAAGCACCAATGCCACAGGAAGGCTTGCGTCTTCGGCCACTACAGGTGGATTGGCCAACCCATTAATTGGCTTAGTGGAAACAGTTGTAGCTGTGGTGATGACTGCTTTGGCTATTTTTGTACCTCTACTTGCCGTAATCCTTGTCGTTGTTATATTGTTTGTCCTTTTTAAACTTTATAAGAAACTGAGATCTAAACCTAATCCTAATTAA
- the eboC gene encoding UbiA-like protein EboC (EboC, a homolog the polyprenyltransferase UbiA, belongs to system of proteins involved in the trafficking of precursor metabolites to an extracytoplasmic compartment so that the biosynthesis of certain natural products, such as scytonemin, can be completed.): protein MNPVIKGYLQLTRPANLPTAAADILAGIAISGFFLTTNLGETLDWSAFIEVVILVCSTVFLYAAGVVLNDVFDYRLDQKERPERPIPSGLVSLKSAAIFGGSLMALGFLAAFWIGLTTGVVALSLGLSILLYDALGKHHAFFGPLNMGLCRGLNLLLGISILGDLTHWEYAIIPIVYIAAITLISRGEVHGDNKKHILLAALLYAIVVTTMTIILLYSDQNILVSLPFVFLFAVLIFRPLLKAYKKNSPHNIKMAVKAGVISIIVLDAVFAVGFSYWWVGAITLLLLPISILLSKLFAVT, encoded by the coding sequence ATGAATCCTGTGATAAAAGGATATCTACAGCTAACAAGACCGGCCAATTTACCAACAGCAGCTGCCGATATTTTGGCTGGTATTGCTATCTCTGGCTTTTTTTTAACTACCAACCTAGGCGAGACTTTAGATTGGTCAGCGTTTATAGAAGTGGTTATCTTAGTTTGTTCCACGGTGTTTTTGTATGCCGCTGGTGTGGTCCTTAACGATGTTTTTGATTATCGATTAGATCAAAAGGAACGTCCAGAAAGACCTATTCCCTCTGGCTTGGTGTCCTTGAAATCAGCAGCTATTTTTGGTGGATCATTAATGGCTTTGGGTTTTTTGGCCGCATTTTGGATTGGTTTAACTACTGGGGTCGTTGCGCTTTCATTAGGACTTTCTATTCTTTTGTACGATGCTTTAGGGAAACACCACGCGTTTTTTGGCCCCTTAAATATGGGGCTTTGCAGAGGGTTAAACCTGTTGCTCGGGATTTCTATCTTGGGCGATCTTACTCATTGGGAGTATGCTATTATCCCAATTGTATATATAGCCGCAATCACCTTGATTAGTAGGGGAGAGGTACACGGTGATAATAAAAAGCATATTCTGTTGGCTGCCTTACTCTATGCTATAGTGGTAACAACCATGACGATTATCCTTTTATACTCCGATCAAAACATTTTGGTATCCCTACCCTTTGTATTCCTTTTCGCTGTGTTAATTTTTAGGCCATTGCTCAAGGCATATAAGAAAAACTCGCCTCATAATATAAAAATGGCGGTGAAGGCAGGCGTTATTTCAATTATTGTTTTAGATGCCGTCTTTGCGGTAGGTTTTTCATATTGGTGGGTTGGGGCAATTACCTTACTTTTATTACCTATATCTATTTTATTATCCAAACTGTTCGCAGTTACTTAA
- a CDS encoding RsmD family RNA methyltransferase: MRIISGKNKGQRLTAPKKLPVRPTTDMAKEALFNILNNQYHFNDIKVLDLFAGTGNIGYEFASRGSEQITAVDADPGCVKFIIETSEKLEFPIQVIKSDVYDYLERNPVKAHIIFADPPYDLPLEDFFKIAELVFKKELLLENGVLIIEHPKNTDLSKTEHYTNERRYGGSVFSFFEWTGDNEIPKQ, from the coding sequence ATGCGCATTATATCTGGTAAAAATAAAGGGCAACGTTTAACTGCTCCAAAGAAACTCCCCGTTCGCCCTACTACGGATATGGCAAAGGAAGCCTTATTCAATATTCTTAACAATCAATATCACTTTAACGATATAAAGGTACTTGACCTTTTTGCAGGTACTGGAAATATTGGTTATGAATTTGCTTCTAGAGGTTCCGAACAGATTACCGCTGTAGATGCCGATCCAGGATGCGTAAAATTCATTATTGAAACATCCGAGAAACTAGAATTCCCTATCCAAGTTATTAAAAGTGATGTTTATGACTATTTGGAACGCAATCCAGTAAAGGCGCATATCATATTTGCCGATCCACCATATGATCTTCCACTGGAAGACTTTTTTAAAATTGCAGAATTGGTCTTTAAAAAGGAACTCCTTTTAGAGAATGGAGTTTTAATTATAGAGCACCCTAAGAATACCGATCTTTCCAAAACGGAGCATTACACCAATGAAAGAAGATATGGGGGAAGTGTATTTAGTTTTTTTGAATGGACTGGGGATAATGAAATTCCCAAACAATAA
- a CDS encoding 3-dehydroquinate synthase encodes MQQYKTISQSFSVPYEYKLHFTEYIFELSNILFKDLIADYNPKGNVKVLFVIDSGVLDCHPDLSDQITAYCQKYKAEINATQQIIVQGGEQCKNDYDNIEQILQAVNDNRICRHSFVVAIGGGAVIDMVGYASAIAHRGVKLIRIPTTVLSQNDSAVGVKNSFNILGKKNFLGTFAPPYAIINDHFFLTTLEQRDWISGISEAIKVALIKDESFFSFIEENGIKLKERNMPAMQYLIFRCAEMHMEHIAQGGDPFESGSSRPLDFGHWAAHKLEFMTNYQLRHGEAVAIGMALDLTYAQRIGLIDNTTLERILNVLISIGFSLTIPLAEESEIDELLNGIEEFREHLGGELTVTLISKIGAKHDVHSIDRSVMKSAVMWLNNKFQPKISI; translated from the coding sequence ATGCAACAATACAAAACAATATCACAATCCTTCAGTGTGCCATATGAATATAAGCTTCATTTTACGGAGTATATTTTTGAGCTAAGCAATATTTTGTTTAAGGATTTGATTGCGGATTACAATCCTAAGGGAAATGTAAAGGTGCTTTTTGTCATTGATAGCGGGGTGCTGGATTGCCACCCTGATTTATCCGATCAAATAACAGCTTATTGCCAGAAATACAAGGCTGAGATCAATGCCACCCAACAAATTATCGTTCAAGGTGGGGAGCAGTGTAAAAATGATTATGACAATATAGAGCAGATTCTACAAGCGGTTAATGATAACCGTATCTGTAGGCATTCTTTTGTGGTGGCCATTGGTGGTGGTGCAGTTATAGATATGGTAGGATATGCCTCCGCAATTGCCCATAGGGGTGTAAAATTAATTCGTATCCCAACTACCGTTTTGTCTCAGAACGATTCTGCAGTAGGTGTAAAGAATAGTTTCAATATTCTAGGGAAGAAAAATTTCTTAGGCACTTTTGCTCCGCCATACGCCATAATAAACGACCATTTTTTCTTAACTACTTTAGAGCAGCGAGACTGGATATCGGGTATTTCGGAAGCTATTAAAGTGGCCCTGATCAAAGATGAATCCTTTTTCAGCTTTATTGAAGAAAATGGTATCAAGCTAAAAGAACGGAATATGCCGGCCATGCAGTATCTAATCTTCAGATGTGCAGAAATGCATATGGAACATATTGCACAAGGCGGTGATCCCTTTGAGAGTGGATCTTCCAGACCGTTAGATTTTGGGCATTGGGCGGCCCATAAATTGGAGTTTATGACCAATTACCAATTGCGCCACGGGGAAGCTGTAGCTATCGGTATGGCATTGGACCTTACCTATGCCCAACGTATTGGCTTGATTGATAACACTACCCTAGAGCGAATTTTGAACGTGCTAATAAGTATTGGCTTTAGCTTGACTATACCCTTGGCGGAAGAAAGTGAGATAGATGAATTGTTGAACGGTATAGAAGAATTTAGGGAGCATTTGGGAGGTGAGCTTACCGTAACCCTAATCTCAAAGATAGGCGCAAAACACGATGTGCATTCTATTGATAGAAGTGTCATGAAGAGCGCTGTAATGTGGTTAAACAATAAATTTCAACCTAAAATATCCATTTAA
- a CDS encoding DUF3822 family protein, which translates to MTNETTYSILEDSKSEYHKLSIQVSLNGLSFCVLDTLSNTVIASEKIKFENELTPYAVQKEIKQLFDKNEIQKIQFSEVVVIHRNNLFCLVPKALFNKDELANYLKFNAKILANDHLEYDEIDNLEMVNVYVPFVNINNYIYDLFGDFDFMHNGTVQIKSLINSHGNTNEPICYVHLIEGHMDITIIQNKKLLLYNNFRFTANEDFIYYLLFTLEQLKLDTATTKLKLFGAIEEDDALYQLCHTYIQNISIFVPSTTTLYHFGELEQESIDFTLLNSH; encoded by the coding sequence ATGACAAACGAAACGACCTATAGTATTTTAGAAGATTCTAAATCGGAATATCATAAATTGTCCATTCAAGTTAGCTTGAATGGACTTTCTTTTTGTGTTTTGGACACACTTTCCAACACCGTGATCGCTTCGGAGAAAATTAAGTTCGAAAACGAACTGACCCCCTATGCCGTACAAAAGGAAATAAAACAACTTTTCGACAAAAATGAAATTCAAAAAATTCAATTTTCAGAAGTTGTTGTTATTCACAGAAACAACCTTTTCTGCCTAGTACCAAAAGCTCTTTTCAACAAGGACGAATTGGCCAATTACCTGAAATTCAACGCCAAAATTTTGGCGAATGACCACTTGGAATACGATGAAATAGACAATTTGGAAATGGTAAATGTTTATGTGCCCTTCGTGAACATAAACAACTATATCTACGATCTTTTTGGTGATTTCGATTTTATGCACAATGGCACGGTGCAGATAAAAAGTCTAATTAATAGTCATGGCAATACCAATGAGCCCATTTGCTATGTGCATTTGATAGAAGGACATATGGACATCACGATTATCCAAAATAAAAAGTTACTGCTTTACAATAACTTTAGATTTACGGCCAATGAAGATTTTATTTACTACCTGCTCTTTACCTTAGAGCAATTAAAATTGGATACAGCGACTACAAAACTTAAGCTTTTTGGCGCTATTGAAGAGGACGATGCCCTTTACCAACTCTGTCACACCTACATTCAGAATATTTCTATTTTTGTACCCTCCACTACCACCCTCTATCATTTTGGGGAGCTGGAGCAAGAATCCATCGATTTCACACTTTTAAATTCCCATTAA